A region of the Phytoactinopolyspora mesophila genome:
CGATGGTGTAGCCGGCTGGTCGGAGCCGGAGGTAGACGGGACGCGCCCGAAGGAACGCGACGATTTCGTCAGCGCGGTCACGATGCTCGTCGGCCCTAGCATCGGCGGCGTTCTCAGCCAGGGCGGCGTGTGCTCGCGCCTGGTCGTACGGCATCGCCATCCGCTCGGCGACGACGAGGCTCTGCTCCCACGTTTTCACCGCCCGGCGCGGACGGCCGCCCAGGCAGGCGAGCCAGCCGGACGCCCACAATGCCCGCGGCCTCGCAACCGGATGGGCGCGCGCGAATCGGTCGAGTTGCCGGCATGCCAACCGGGCACCACTCACCAGTTCGGGCCGTGGTTCAGCCGCGATGTCCCATAGTGCGAGCCAGACCTGGGCGAGGTGGCTGTACGCCTCCATCGCCCACGCCGGGTAGAACCGGACATCGGGCACGGTGGATCGGGCCGCCCGGGCGAGGGTGAGTGCGGCCTGGTCCTGTCCCTGGGCGAGCCGCACCGCCGCCAGCACTGCGGCGCTCTTGAGGATCTCGGGAGGGGCCAGGTCGCGGCTGCGCTCGACAGCCTCGGCCTGGAGGGCCGCGACGCCGCAGAGATCACCACCGAGACCTAGTGTGGCGTCGGTCAGCCCGTTCACGCACCAGTTGGTCGCGAATTGGTCGCCGAACGCCTGCGCCCCGCCGAGTGCGTGGCCGAACGACGCCAGCGCGTCCGCGAACCGGCCCTGGTACAGCGCGGCGACCCCGGCGAGCGCATGCCAGATGGCCAGCCGGTGCTCTGCCTGCTTGTGCGCCGAGATGGTGGCCCTGGCCACCAGGGCGTCGAGGTCCGCCCAGGCTGCGTTGGCAACGTGCGAGAGTGCGCGGGTCTCGAGGCCCAGCAAGGCGAGGTCCGAGTTGCGGGCCCGTGCCACCAGCGCGTCAGCGAGCTCGCCGTACCTGCGACCGAGCCCGTGCCAGCCGAGCATGGCCAGACCGTGCCCGAGTTCTGCGTACGCGGCACTGGCCGCCCCGGGGTCGTGACACCGGTCGGCCGCGTTTGCCGAGCGCAGGGTATAGAAGGCGACCGGCAGCGGCTGCTGGAGGTTGTACATGGTGTTCCCGAGCACACTGAGCATCTCAATGATCGCCTCCTCTTTGCCACGGGCGCCGGGAGGGAGCGGTCGCGCCGGTACCAGCCGGTGCATCACCTGGCGGAGGCACTCCCGCGCGATTGCCAGGCGCAGTGCCGGGCGGTGGCGGGGCAACGGCTGTCCGAGTGCGGCGAACGCGGCCTCGGTCTCTGCGATCGTGCGTTCGACCCGCCCGAGCTGGAATGCGGCCGTCCCGGCCCAACGGTGCCAAGTTGCGGCGCGGGCTGCGGAGATGTCGGGACGGGACAGCGCCGCGTCGAGCATTCCCAGCGCTTCGGCGAACCGGCCGCTGCGCTGATCGAGGTGCCACAGCACATGGACGCATGCAGCGAGCTCGTCCTCGCCACCGTGGGCCGCCAGCCATCGGGTGGCGGCTCTGATGTTCGCGAGGTCGGGTTCCAGGGCCTGCTCCGTACCGTCCTGGCCGGTGTGCGGCCATTGCTCGGTCGGTTCGCCGGCGTGTGCGGCCGCTCTGCTCGCGAAGTACTGGGCGTGTCGGGAGCGAGCGTCCTCGGCGTTGCCTGGATCTTCGTCGAGTTTCGAGGCCGCGAATTGGCGCAGCAGCTCATGAAGGTCGAACCGGGACGATATACCCGGCCGCACGACGGAGCGGTCGACGAGGCCGGCCAGGTCCGCGGGCGACGCGCCGGCCACTACGCGGGCGGCGTCGACGCTGAATCCGCCGCGGAAGACAGAGAGCCGGGCGAGCATCCGGTGTTGTGAACGGTCGAGCAGTCGCCAGGTGGCTTCCAGCACCGAGCGCATGCTGCGCTGGCGATCCGCGACGATGCCGTGGTTTGTCGCGAGGGCGTCGAGATCCGATCCGATCAGCTGCGCCACCTCACGGGTGGCCAGCGATCGTGTCCACTGCGCCGCCAGCTCCAGCGCCAGCGGCAGACCACCGACCAGTTGACAGATCTGCAGAACCGATTCCGGGTCGTCCGCGATGGAGAATCCCGGGCGTACCTGACGGGCGCAGCCGGCCAACAGCACTGCGGCCGGCGCGTCCTCTAGGCCGTCTTTTACGCTGTCCGGGTAGGCCAGGCCGGCGACATCGAACAGCCACTCGGTGCCGAGCCCGATCCGCTGTCGCGACGTCGCGAGCACGGTCAGCCCGGGCGACCCGTCCAGCAGCGCGGTGAGGAGCTCTGCGAGGTCCAGATGCTCGACGTTGTCGAGAACGAGGAGGATCTTCCGGCGCGCCACCACTCGTCGGAGGGCGTCCAGCGGCGAGTCCTTCCATGGCGGCAGGCCGAGCTTCTGCGCGACCTCACCGGCCACAACGCTCGGTGACGCGTTGCTGGGGAGCGCTGCCAGCGACACGAAAGCGACCGCGTCGAACGCGTGGGCGATATCGGGCACCGCGCCGATTGCCAGCCGGGTCTTCCCGACGCCTCCGGGGCCGACGAGGGTGAGCAGCCGACAAGCCTCGTCCAGGAGCAGCGCCTTCACCCGGGCGGTCTCGCTCTCGCGCCCGACGAGCGGTCCCGCGGGCGCGGGGAAGGGACGGGGCGCGAACCGGACGTCTGGATCCGGGCGGCGCGTGTCGGCATCGGCATCGTCCGCTGCGGGCCGGGCGTCGCGGTAGCCGGCAGCGGATGTGCGATCCTCCCTCAGCAGGCGGTCCCGCACCAAGACAGTCTCGGCAGACGGATCGACGCCGAGTTCGTCGGCCAGCACCAGCCGGCAGGTTTCGAACTGGGCCAAAGCCGCGGCCCGTCGGCCGGTCGCGGCGAGCAGCTCCATCGTTAGTCGGTGAACGGCTTCGTCGAGCGGGTCCAGCGCGAGTAGATCCCGTGCGATCGACAACGCCTGCTCGGGATCGCAACCGGCCATCGCCCGAGCGGATGCCCCCAGCCCTTCGATCGTCGCGTCCCTGATGCGCCGGCGCTCGCCGGCGAGCCAGGTCTCGAATCCGGGAGCACCGGGCACGTCCAGGCCGTCCATCAGGTCGGCTCGGACCAGCGTCCGCAGCCTCGCCACCGAGAATCTATCGCCCGCCGTGAGCAGGTTAGACAGCTCGTCGAGGTCGACCTGCCAGTCGGCGCCCGGACCGACGTCGCGGGCCGAGACGTCGATATGCGCGCGGAGCGTCCGCCGGAGGCCGAGGAGCAGCATGCGCAGATTCGCCCTCGCCCGGTGGTCGGGCAGCTCACCCCACAGCAGCCCGGCAAGCTCCCTGCGGGAGTGTCGCTTGCCGGTGACCGCCAGGTAGCCCAGCAGCGCAGTGGCCTTCGCGTTGAGGTCGACCGGCACTCCGCCGTGGCTGACTGACGGCCGCCCCAGGACCTCGACTCGCAGCTTCCCCATCGCCACTCGCTTCCAGCCACCCGCACAGCGCAGGCACCGATGCTCCGAGCGTAGTCCGAGGTCGGCCCACCGGTGCAGGCTTGTGCGCTCTGCGTCGTACGTTTCTGGTGGTCGTCGCTGGAATACTACGCGGTCATGGCCGATCGGATCGCCGATCCGTGGGGCCGGCGTACTGTGTACAGTCCCGGCGGCGATCACAGGTGCTGGCGGGGTGGACCTCGTAGTCATCGCGGGCGTGGGATCCGGACCAGGCTGCATCGGTGGGCTTGCGAAGATCGTATGTGACCCGGTTTCGTCATTCCTCCCGAATGAAGCATGACAGGTCGCGGACACGTGCAACGCATTCGGGTGAGCGTTTGAGGTCTCGTCAGAAGTGTTACGACCAGCCCTCAAGTGCTTGGACCCAAGGTCCGAGCCTCACGTCACCGCCGTCGAGAATGTCGAGGCCCGTGGCCGAGCTTTCGTGCTCGGTGACGTCGAGCGACACGGGCTCGGCATCAGGAACGGCGGTCACGTCGATCGTCGTCGTCACATCA
Encoded here:
- a CDS encoding AfsR/SARP family transcriptional regulator, producing MGKLRVEVLGRPSVSHGGVPVDLNAKATALLGYLAVTGKRHSRRELAGLLWGELPDHRARANLRMLLLGLRRTLRAHIDVSARDVGPGADWQVDLDELSNLLTAGDRFSVARLRTLVRADLMDGLDVPGAPGFETWLAGERRRIRDATIEGLGASARAMAGCDPEQALSIARDLLALDPLDEAVHRLTMELLAATGRRAAALAQFETCRLVLADELGVDPSAETVLVRDRLLREDRTSAAGYRDARPAADDADADTRRPDPDVRFAPRPFPAPAGPLVGRESETARVKALLLDEACRLLTLVGPGGVGKTRLAIGAVPDIAHAFDAVAFVSLAALPSNASPSVVAGEVAQKLGLPPWKDSPLDALRRVVARRKILLVLDNVEHLDLAELLTALLDGSPGLTVLATSRQRIGLGTEWLFDVAGLAYPDSVKDGLEDAPAAVLLAGCARQVRPGFSIADDPESVLQICQLVGGLPLALELAAQWTRSLATREVAQLIGSDLDALATNHGIVADRQRSMRSVLEATWRLLDRSQHRMLARLSVFRGGFSVDAARVVAGASPADLAGLVDRSVVRPGISSRFDLHELLRQFAASKLDEDPGNAEDARSRHAQYFASRAAAHAGEPTEQWPHTGQDGTEQALEPDLANIRAATRWLAAHGGEDELAACVHVLWHLDQRSGRFAEALGMLDAALSRPDISAARAATWHRWAGTAAFQLGRVERTIAETEAAFAALGQPLPRHRPALRLAIARECLRQVMHRLVPARPLPPGARGKEEAIIEMLSVLGNTMYNLQQPLPVAFYTLRSANAADRCHDPGAASAAYAELGHGLAMLGWHGLGRRYGELADALVARARNSDLALLGLETRALSHVANAAWADLDALVARATISAHKQAEHRLAIWHALAGVAALYQGRFADALASFGHALGGAQAFGDQFATNWCVNGLTDATLGLGGDLCGVAALQAEAVERSRDLAPPEILKSAAVLAAVRLAQGQDQAALTLARAARSTVPDVRFYPAWAMEAYSHLAQVWLALWDIAAEPRPELVSGARLACRQLDRFARAHPVARPRALWASGWLACLGGRPRRAVKTWEQSLVVAERMAMPYDQARAHAALAENAADARADEHRDRADEIVAFLRARPVYLRLRPAGYTIAAD